From a single Arachis hypogaea cultivar Tifrunner chromosome 3, arahy.Tifrunner.gnm2.J5K5, whole genome shotgun sequence genomic region:
- the LOC112790961 gene encoding bidirectional sugar transporter SWEET14, producing the protein MAMTRESWAFVFGLIGNVISFAVFLAPIPTFYQIYKKKTSEGFQSLPYVVALFSAMLWIYYALVKKDAALLLITINTFGIVVETAYLAIFLFYAPKKARFSTIKLLMLLNVFGFGAMLLATLYLSKGAKRLAIIGWICLVFNISVFAAPLFIMRKVIKTRSVEYMPFTLSFFLTINAVMWFFYGLFLKDYYIALPNTLGFLFGIIQMVLYLMYRNATPVALQEPVKAQELNGHTIDVLKIDTNHALAKV; encoded by the exons ATGGCCATGACCCGTGAATCTTGGGCTTTTGTGTTTGGCCTCATAG GCAACGTGATCTCTTTTGCGGTGTTCCTTGCTCCAAT ACCGACCTTTTACCAAATATATAAGAAGAAAACGAGCGAGGGATTTCAGTCACTTCCATATGTGGTTGCACTCTTTAGTGCAATGCTTTGGATTTACTATGCATTGGTTAAGAAAGATGCTGCTCTTCTTCTTATCACCATTAATACCTTTGGAATTGTTGTAGAAACTGCTTACCTTGCCATCTTCCTGTTTTATGCCCCAAAGAAGGCTAGG TTTTCCACTATCAAGCTTCTTATGTTGCTGAATGTGTTTGGATTTGGAGCTATGTTGTTGGCAACTCTGTACCTATCTAAGGGAGCGAAGCGTCTTGCTATCATTGGATGGATTTGTCTCGTTTTTAACATTAGTGTTTTTGCTGCGCCTCTCTTCATCATG AGGAAAGTGATCAAGACGAGGAGTGTGGAGTACATGCCATTCACTTTGTCCTTCTTCTTAACCATCAACGCCGTTATGTGGTTCTTCTATGGCCTTTTCCTCAAAGACTACTACATTGCt cTTCCGAACACGCTGGGATTTCTGTTCGGGATCATTCAGATGGTGCTGTATTTGATGTACAGAAATGCGACACCGGTGGCACTGCAAGAGCCAGTGAAAGCACAAGAGCTTAATGGCCACACCATCGATGTTCTCAAGATCGACACCAATCATGCTCTTGCCAAAGTCTAA